The genomic segment AGGAATACTTTCCATTCTTTGTTCTCCAGCTTAATGTCTACGCCGAGCGCTTTTTTCCATTGGTCTTGGATCGCTTCGGCAATTTTCTTGTGGCCTTCAGACGTGTTGAAGGAAAGAGTCAGGGTCGGCATTTTGGTAATGCCTTCTTCCTTCATACCTTCTTCCAGCATTTTTTTCGCTGCTTCTACATCGCCGTCTTTGAAGTACGGGCTTGTTGCCACTGCCATTGTTGGCGGGATCAGACCCATAGCTGGTTCTTGGTTTGCTTGCGTGATGTTGTCGATGATAGATTTACGATCGATTGCATAAGCAAACGCCTTACGGATTTTCGCGTTGTTGAACGGCGGAACTTCCGTATTGAATTTGTACATGTACGTACCCGCGATCGGGCGTGTTTGCATTTGACCGGTTTCTTTCAATGCAGGAATCGCATCGGTAGGAAGTGAGCTCAAAGGCGCTCCGGACCAATCCAGATCGTCATTGTCGAACATGGACAGCTCTGTATTTGCATCTTCAACCATGGAGAAGTTGAGCTTGTCGAGTTTTACAGCGTCTTTATCCCAGTAGGTATCGCTCTTCACAAGAACCAATTTGCTCTTATGTTCCCATGTTTCCATTTTGAATGGACCGTTACCAACGTGTGTAGCTGCTTCGCCCGCCCATTTATCGCTGCCTTCCACTACTTTTTGGTTAACTGGGTAGTACGTATAGAACGCAGTCAGTTCCAAGAAGAATGGTGTTGGGTTCTTCAAAGTCACGACGAGTGTTTTATCGTCTGTCGCTTTTACGCCAACATCTTCAGCTTTTGCTTTACCCTTGTTGTATTCTTCTGCATTTTTCAGGTAATACAATTGGTAGGAGTAGTTAGATGCTGTCTTCGGATCGAGCGCTCGCTTCCAAGCGTATTCGAAATCCTTAGCGGTAACTGGATCTCCATTGCTCCATTTGCTATCACGCAGGGTGAATGTATAAGTAAGACCATCTTCGGATACGTCAACTTTTTCTGCTACAGATGGATGTGGTTTGCCATCTTCGCCAATACGGGTGAGACCATCAAATGTTGCACGCAGTACCGCACTGGAAGTAGAATCCTCAGCCAATGCAGGGTCAGCAGTTGGTGGCTCGGACATCATGTTCATTCTCAATTCTTTAGGACCACTTGTTTGCTCCTTAGAAGCATTGCCTTGCTCGCCTGCTTTCTCACCACCGCCGCCACAACCAGCCAGCGCCGCACTAAGAACCAGGATAGAACTCATTGCTGCAAAAACGCTTTTTTTCATGGTGTTGACCCCCTTTTTTTCTATCGGTAAAAATTCATTGAAAGCTACTCCACAAATATACTGCATTTTTAGTAATATTGAAGACATTTTAAGTAAAATTAATTATGTTTTATTCAAACATCAAATTCTATTAAAGGAAATAAATTCGGTAGTTTCATCATGATGAAGTATGCCTCGTACATAAAAATTTATGCAGAATGAAACAACCCCTCCAGCCAGAAGGTGAAGGGGTTCACTATGATTACATTTGGGCTCGTCGATACTCGTTCGGCGCTACACCGACGATTGCTCGAAAATCTCGAATAAAGTGAGAGTGATCGTAGTAGCCAAGAGAGGTAGACAGGTCCAGCCAATCTTGGACTGTTCCCTGGTCAATCTGCTCTGCCGCCTCATGCAGTCTGTATCGTTGGATGACCGACTTCGGGCTGACCCCTACATAACGATCAAACAAGCGCTGCATCGTCCGCATGTTCATTCCGGTCAACTGTACCGCATCCTCGACCTTGAGTACGGATCGATCTGCCTGAATCATCCTGACGA from the Brevibacillus brevis genome contains:
- a CDS encoding peptide ABC transporter substrate-binding protein, with product MKKSVFAAMSSILVLSAALAGCGGGGEKAGEQGNASKEQTSGPKELRMNMMSEPPTADPALAEDSTSSAVLRATFDGLTRIGEDGKPHPSVAEKVDVSEDGLTYTFTLRDSKWSNGDPVTAKDFEYAWKRALDPKTASNYSYQLYYLKNAEEYNKGKAKAEDVGVKATDDKTLVVTLKNPTPFFLELTAFYTYYPVNQKVVEGSDKWAGEAATHVGNGPFKMETWEHKSKLVLVKSDTYWDKDAVKLDKLNFSMVEDANTELSMFDNDDLDWSGAPLSSLPTDAIPALKETGQMQTRPIAGTYMYKFNTEVPPFNNAKIRKAFAYAIDRKSIIDNITQANQEPAMGLIPPTMAVATSPYFKDGDVEAAKKMLEEGMKEEGITKMPTLTLSFNTSEGHKKIAEAIQDQWKKALGVDIKLENKEWKVFLEDVNQGKFQIARSSWSGDYNDPYTFLDLFKDKDGGNNDTKWENPKYKELLNKSALEKDPEKRKQILAQAEAIFMDEMPAVPIYYYTHSYVKKDKVKGVVLDGLGFVDWKWADIQ